GGAGCTTGAGTTATCTCTATGCGGTAAATACGCTCGGGGGAGTTGTGGGGGTAGTCCTTTCAGCTTTCATTCTAATTGAACTGTTTGGTTTGGTGAGCACACTACTTATCGGCGTTTTACTTAATGTTTTGATTTCGGCTTTGGCTGGACGTATTGCCGCTCGCGGGCTAAAAACCATATCAAGAGAAAACCTCAAGTCAAACTTCAGCGCCCTCTTTAGTTTAAATAACGTTCTGGTCATATCCTTATTTGGAGTTTCCGGCCTAGTTTCTATCGCTTACGAAATACTCTGGACGAGAATCTTTACTCCGACGCTTGGAACCTTTATATACGCTTTTGCCAGTGTGCTTGCGATTTATCTTCTGGGTATTGCGCTCGGAAGTCTGGTCTGGGACAAATTTAAAACTTTGGTTGGTGGTCGGAATATGGCTTTTGCGATCTGTGAGCTGGCAATCGGCTTATTTGCGCTTTTGACTGTCATTTTGACGAGCCGTTATTTTGGGCAAATGTTCGGCGCGGATGAAAATATTCTGTATCAGGCTAGAGAGGCAGCTTTTAACAGGCGGCAACTAATCGTTCTGATGATAATCCCGGCGACCTTATTTATGGGGCTTACCTTTCCGGCCGTTGTTGATTTACTCGACAAAAAGCGGCTTTACGGAAGCACTGTCGGTCTTGCTTATTTTGCCAACACTGTCGGTTCTATTTGCGGCGGGTTTTTCGCGAGCTTTTTTATAATTCCCAAAATAGGCAGTTCGCAGGGTGTAATTTTTCTGGCAGCGATTAATTTGGTGATTGCCGCTATTTTTATTTTCAAAGAGCAAGAAGCCAGGCAATATTTAAAGCTTTCGGCCACTTTAACGTTGGTGGTTGCCGTAGTACTTTGGGGCTGGCTGTATTCTTCGAGAGGCAATTTTTACACGAGCATTAATCAAGCGAGAATTGACTGGGCGAAAAAAAATAATGTGAGTTGGGTGTTCAAAGAAGATCAGGTAGCGTCTGTTTTGGCGTTTGCCGATACTTCGGGCAATCACAACCTTTTTATCGATGGCATTCCGACTACAACAAAAGTCAGAGAGACGAAGTTAATGGCCCATATCCCAATCTTTCTACACCCGGACCCTAAAAATATTTTGGTGATTGCCTTTGGGATGGGAAGCACTTTCCGTTCAAGTCTTACCCATAATATTGAGGCTGATGTCGTTGAACTTGTACCGTCCGTGCCTCCACTTATGAGCTTGTTCTATCCGGATGCCGATGAGGTGCTAAAAAATCCAAAGGGTGCGGTTATCATAAACGATGGCAGAAACTACGTATTTTTGACTAGGGAAAAATATGACGTTGTGACTATCGATCCGCCCCCGCCTTTTAATGCCGCGGGTACTACCTTATTGTATTCCAGGGAATTTTATGAAGATATTTCAAAAAAACTTAAGGAGGGAGGGGTCGTTAGTCAATGGGTGTGGTTTGGTTCAAGGGATGACGATATTGCGATGGTCACAAAAAGTTTTGTCGAGGTTTTTCCTTACGTTTTGGCGATACACGCGCCTGAAAGTAGGGGGCGAGGAGGAATGTTCCTGGAAGGTTCGTTCAGTCCGATTGTAATTGACCGGGACAAAATTGAAAAAAGGTTGAACGAGAACCCTAGAGCCAGGATGGATCTCAGCGAGAGTTTCTCTGATTTTTCTATCAGCGAACTTGAGGAATTAGTTTTTGCGAACCGTGAAGATCTGGTCAGATGGACTCAAGGAGTTAATGCAGTTTCGGACCAATACCCGCAAACGGAATATTTTATTCTAAGACACAAATTCACGAAAAGAGAAGACGTTTTTAAAAACTCCATAGATAGTCTTTTCGCTAAGCGGGAGAGCGATTAGACCTATTCTACCAATTTCGTCTTTGTGATTGGCCAAGGATTGGTAAAAATCTGGTAAAATATGCGGAACGATGCGGGATCGTCTAATGGTAGGACGACGGATTCTGGATCCGTCTATCTAGGTTCGAATCCTAGTCCCGCAGCACGACTGTGCACCCATGTAACCGTACCCTCGGTATTCACACCCTCAAATGCTGAATGGTCTGCCTAATGTTGCAAGAAGCGTCTAGTTATCCACTCAACAATATCTACAATAATTCGAATTTTTAGCCTCAAAGTGCTAAAGTAGCACTGTGAAGATAAGAAATTTTGGTGACTATTTTGACACTGAAAGTGTCATTGAACTGCCAAATTACCACAACTCAAGTTGGATAACTTTAAAATCCGAAAGCGGTTTTGTTGAAGGTAAGTTGCATCGACCGGAATTTGGCAGTCAACAGCTAATTATTTTTGAACCAGGCTTCCCGGGAGACGCATCAACTCGTCTTGAAAAATTGTGGCTTAATGATCTTCTCAAGAACAACTTTACGGTATTTGCTACACGTCACAATGGAACTATTATCAATGGCAAGTATTCCGATAATTACTTGAACTGTCCGGAAAAGCAAGATTGGGCTAAAAAACATCAGCAATTACTCTTGGGAAAGAAAGATTCTTACACGCTTGCCGATTGGTTAGTTGAACCACTCATTGCACTGGAAGCACTTGAAGATACGTTTGATGGAATTTTTCTAATCGGGCATTCTTTCGGAGGCCTAGCTGTCTTTTACAGCTTGATTGAGTTTGTTAAAAGGCGACCTGACAAAGCACAAAAAGTACATAGAATAATATCCCTTTCCGGTACATCAGGGAAAATTAAAAACCAAGATGATCCAATTCTCAAACAATGGGCAGATTATTTACCAAGAGATTCAGCCGGAGAACGGGTTAATGTTGGAGAACCCACCGAAAATTTAAAAATCCTCAAAAATGCTTACGAAGAGATTCATGATGAAGCAAAAGTGATACCGGAATCAACAGAAGTAATCTGTGTAA
This DNA window, taken from Candidatus Curtissbacteria bacterium, encodes the following:
- a CDS encoding alpha/beta fold hydrolase, with amino-acid sequence MKIRNFGDYFDTESVIELPNYHNSSWITLKSESGFVEGKLHRPEFGSQQLIIFEPGFPGDASTRLEKLWLNDLLKNNFTVFATRHNGTIINGKYSDNYLNCPEKQDWAKKHQQLLLGKKDSYTLADWLVEPLIALEALEDTFDGIFLIGHSFGGLAVFYSLIEFVKRRPDKAQKVHRIISLSGTSGKIKNQDDPILKQWADYLPRDSAGERVNVGEPTENLKILKNAYEEIHDEAKVIPESTEVICVMVENDELVPIKEAEEILTTLGRGYLVIDKTEKADENTGRLAHDMDNLPAEKFLDLVNIAWKPEQKVTTL
- a CDS encoding fused MFS/spermidine synthase, translating into MSFKLAYLLFFLSGVAGLIYEVVWSRLLVLVFGSTTNSIVAVISAFLGGLAIGSLISGKIADRLSFAKLIKTYSWLELFIGLSAGATLLIIPVIKNFYSVLSDGTQITPGILAVKFALTILVLIIPTTLMGATLPILARFLEGQYKSTTRSLSYLYAVNTLGGVVGVVLSAFILIELFGLVSTLLIGVLLNVLISALAGRIAARGLKTISRENLKSNFSALFSLNNVLVISLFGVSGLVSIAYEILWTRIFTPTLGTFIYAFASVLAIYLLGIALGSLVWDKFKTLVGGRNMAFAICELAIGLFALLTVILTSRYFGQMFGADENILYQAREAAFNRRQLIVLMIIPATLFMGLTFPAVVDLLDKKRLYGSTVGLAYFANTVGSICGGFFASFFIIPKIGSSQGVIFLAAINLVIAAIFIFKEQEARQYLKLSATLTLVVAVVLWGWLYSSRGNFYTSINQARIDWAKKNNVSWVFKEDQVASVLAFADTSGNHNLFIDGIPTTTKVRETKLMAHIPIFLHPDPKNILVIAFGMGSTFRSSLTHNIEADVVELVPSVPPLMSLFYPDADEVLKNPKGAVIINDGRNYVFLTREKYDVVTIDPPPPFNAAGTTLLYSREFYEDISKKLKEGGVVSQWVWFGSRDDDIAMVTKSFVEVFPYVLAIHAPESRGRGGMFLEGSFSPIVIDRDKIEKRLNENPRARMDLSESFSDFSISELEELVFANREDLVRWTQGVNAVSDQYPQTEYFILRHKFTKREDVFKNSIDSLFAKRESD